One window of Paenibacillus sp. FSL K6-3182 genomic DNA carries:
- a CDS encoding undecaprenyldiphospho-muramoylpentapeptide beta-N-acetylglucosaminyltransferase — translation MKTIMFTGGGSAGHVTVNMALIPHFLEEGWSVQYIGSESGIERQLIATIPEVKYFPISTGKLRRYMDIQNIKDPFKVVKGLYQAYRLIKQNKPNVIFSKGGFVSVPVVIGAWLNKVPLLIHESDLTPGLANRLSIPFATGVCTTFPETGSMLKADKSRHVGAVIREEVKQGNADRGRTFCGFTKNKPVILIMGGSLGARKINQAVRQSLTSLTKSYQIVHLCGKNQVDPSLAMPGYKQFEFVNEQLPDVLAMTDLVISRAGSNSIFEFLSLKKPMLLIPLTREQSRGDQILNAQSFEKSGYAEVLYEEKLTASTLVESVERLYQNRKSYIDRMNMSEEANALSAVFEWINEIAKK, via the coding sequence ATGAAAACAATCATGTTCACCGGGGGAGGCTCAGCCGGACACGTTACCGTTAATATGGCCTTGATCCCGCATTTTTTGGAAGAGGGCTGGTCAGTCCAATATATCGGATCGGAGAGCGGTATTGAAAGGCAGCTTATCGCAACGATTCCAGAGGTTAAGTATTTTCCGATATCGACGGGAAAGCTGAGAAGGTACATGGATATTCAGAACATAAAGGACCCGTTCAAGGTAGTAAAGGGTCTTTATCAAGCTTATCGCCTCATTAAGCAAAATAAACCGAACGTCATCTTCTCCAAAGGCGGATTTGTATCTGTACCTGTCGTTATTGGCGCATGGCTAAACAAGGTGCCGCTGCTTATTCATGAATCCGATCTGACGCCAGGTCTCGCCAATCGGTTATCGATCCCTTTTGCTACAGGAGTATGTACGACTTTTCCTGAGACGGGCAGCATGCTGAAGGCTGATAAAAGCAGGCATGTAGGGGCAGTTATACGTGAGGAAGTGAAGCAGGGCAACGCGGATAGAGGCAGAACTTTTTGCGGATTTACCAAAAACAAGCCTGTCATCTTAATTATGGGTGGAAGCTTAGGTGCACGCAAAATTAATCAGGCAGTCAGACAGTCATTAACAAGCCTGACCAAAAGCTATCAAATCGTTCATCTCTGCGGTAAAAATCAAGTTGACCCGTCGCTTGCTATGCCTGGCTATAAGCAATTCGAATTTGTGAATGAGCAATTGCCGGATGTTTTGGCGATGACGGACCTTGTGATTTCACGAGCAGGCTCTAATTCCATATTTGAATTTTTATCCTTAAAGAAGCCGATGCTGCTTATTCCTCTAACACGGGAACAGAGCCGAGGCGATCAAATTTTGAATGCCCAGTCGTTTGAGAAATCGGGTTATGCCGAAGTATTGTATGAAGAGAAGCTGACGGCAAGCACGCTTGTTGAGAGTGTCGAGCGTTTGTACCAAAACCGTAAATCCTATATCGATAGGATGAACATGAGTGAGGAAGCAAATGCGCTGTCCGCTGTTTTTGAATGGATTAATGAAATAGCGAAGAAGTAA